Proteins co-encoded in one Corylus avellana chromosome ca9, CavTom2PMs-1.0 genomic window:
- the LOC132191244 gene encoding uncharacterized protein LOC132191244 isoform X1, whose protein sequence is MSDPIEPSTSSTSSAKDPNTVSLLHPRREPFEHGLLPIPKLIFTDPTQTLIPLKQTLLSSSSAETNRRVDSAALSEALQISPAHARLVLDTLASILHSDSDPLVRSRPDEIDSAGADVHDLVLFLYIQSYKKLLPRTHKDSASVADVWPSTSAFDGYLSALSPLQLVRSNSRRFIPSQSDEEAHQLSYLQKHLANILSLLAEPVEGDGEESLVLTMDRFEHLGFLIQFGDKGYEGNQLSQHAPFFANSDPDMPAVPVPAAQVHDWLLQNIASALEHISERTSAKENGPSSASDQDVAMADACTTLIKASPSARGPSFIEGVSKSSLVKHASDLKGSSVKVLNCHDSVIYVLAPLRYATIYGSSDTTIVLGAVGKAVRVEHCERVHVITAAKRISIANCRECVFFLGVNQRPLIVGDNHKLQVAPYNTFYSQLEEHMNEVGVEAKTNKWDEPLALGVVDPHDSLSHPAGVSDAQAESATRMDPDQFTKFLIPDWFGDESSGSTKDNPFLLPDAYLVSQQRNQKNLGEIKQLLREAPLEENRKRELSSALHVYFKDWLYASGNIRQLYCLQGD, encoded by the exons ATGAGCGACCCCATTGAACCATCAACATCTTCGACGTCCTCAGCGAAAGACCCGAACACGGTCTCTCTTCTACACCCTCGGCGGGAGCCGTTCGAGCATGGCCTCCTCCCAATCCCGAAGCTCATCTTCACCGACCCGACCCAAACTCTAATCCCCCTCAAGCAGACcctcctctcctcctcctccgccgAGACGAATCGCCGGGTCGACTCGGCCGCGCTCTCCGAGGCCCTCCAGATCTCCCCGGCCCACGCGCGTCTCGTCCTCGACACCCTCGCCTCCATCCTGCACTCCGACTCCGACCCCCTTGTCCGCTCCAGACCAGACGAGATTGACTCCGCCGGCGCCGATGTCCATGATCTGGTCCTCTTCCTCTACATCCAGTCCTACAAGAAGCTGCTCCCCAGGACGCACAAGGACTCCGCCTCCGTCGCCGACGTCTGGCCCTCCACCTCCGCCTTCGATGGCTACTTGTCCGCCCTCTCGCCGCTCCAG CTCGTACGTAGCAACAGCCGTCGGTTTATTCCATCACAGTCTGATGAAGAGGCTCATCAGTTGTCATATCTACAAAAGCACTTGGctaacattctctctctcttagcaGAGCCTGTGGAGGGGGACGGGGAAGAATCCCTG GTTTTGACTATGGATAGATTCGAGCACCTTGGGTTTCTGATTCAATTTGGTGATAAGGGATATGAAGGAAATCAGTTGAGCCAACATGCTCCATTTTTTGCAAATTCAGATCCCGACATGCCTGCTGTACCTGTTCCTGCAGCACAAGTTCATGATTGGCTTCTACAGAATATAGCTTCTGCTTTGGAACATATTTCGGAAAGAACTTCTGCAAAAGAAAATGGCCCATCAAGTGCCTCTGATCAGGATGTTGCTATGGCCGATGCCTGCACAACTTTAATCAAGGCCTCACCAAGTGCTAGAGGTCCAAGTTTTATTGAAGGGGTCTCGAAATCATCACTTGTAAAGCATGCATCTGATCTTAAAGGTTCTTCTGTAAAG GTCCTAAATTGTCATGATTCTGTCATTTACGTCTTAGCACCTTTGAGATACGCCACCATTTACGGAAGCTCTGATACTACTATAGTTCTTGGAGCAGTTGGCAAG GCTGTAAGAGTTGAACATTGTGAACGAGTTCATGTGATTACAGCAGCAAAGCGAATCAGCATTGCAAATTGCCGCGAATGTGTGTTCTTTTTGGGGGTAAACCAGCGACCGCTCATTGTTGGCGATAACCATAAGCTGCAG GTGGCACCATACAATACATTTTACTCTCAATTGGAGGAGCACATGAATGAAGTTGGTGTCGAGGCTAAAACCAATAAATGGGATGAACCCCTGGCACTTGGAGTGGTTGATCCACATGATTCATTGTCTCATCCTGCGGGTGTCTCTGATGCGCAGGCCGAGTCCGCTACACGCATGGACCCTGACCAGTTCACAAAATTTTTG ATTCCTGACTGGTTTGGTGATGAATCCTCTGGGTCTACAAAAGACAACCCATTCCTATTACCAGATGCTTATTTGGTGTCTCAACAGAGAAAT CAAAAGAATTTAGGGGAGATCAAACAATTATTGAGGGAAGCACCCCTTGAAGAAAATCGGAAACGAGAGTTATCATCTGCACTCCATGTATATTTCAAAGACTGGTTATATG CTTCGGGCAACATCCGCCAGCTGTACTGCCTACAAGGTGACTAA
- the LOC132191244 gene encoding uncharacterized protein LOC132191244 isoform X2, with protein MSDPIEPSTSSTSSAKDPNTVSLLHPRREPFEHGLLPIPKLIFTDPTQTLIPLKQTLLSSSSAETNRRVDSAALSEALQISPAHARLVLDTLASILHSDSDPLVRSRPDEIDSAGADVHDLVLFLYIQSYKKLLPRTHKDSASVADVWPSTSAFDGYLSALSPLQLVRSNSRRFIPSQSDEEAHQLSYLQKHLANILSLLAEPVEGDGEESLVLTMDRFEHLGFLIQFGDKGYEGNQLSQHAPFFANSDPDMPAVPVPAAQVHDWLLQNIASALEHISERTSAKENGPSSASDQDVAMADACTTLIKASPSARGPSFIEGVSKSSLVKHASDLKGSSVKVLNCHDSVIYVLAPLRYATIYGSSDTTIVLGAVGKVAPYNTFYSQLEEHMNEVGVEAKTNKWDEPLALGVVDPHDSLSHPAGVSDAQAESATRMDPDQFTKFLIPDWFGDESSGSTKDNPFLLPDAYLVSQQRNQKNLGEIKQLLREAPLEENRKRELSSALHVYFKDWLYASGNIRQLYCLQGD; from the exons ATGAGCGACCCCATTGAACCATCAACATCTTCGACGTCCTCAGCGAAAGACCCGAACACGGTCTCTCTTCTACACCCTCGGCGGGAGCCGTTCGAGCATGGCCTCCTCCCAATCCCGAAGCTCATCTTCACCGACCCGACCCAAACTCTAATCCCCCTCAAGCAGACcctcctctcctcctcctccgccgAGACGAATCGCCGGGTCGACTCGGCCGCGCTCTCCGAGGCCCTCCAGATCTCCCCGGCCCACGCGCGTCTCGTCCTCGACACCCTCGCCTCCATCCTGCACTCCGACTCCGACCCCCTTGTCCGCTCCAGACCAGACGAGATTGACTCCGCCGGCGCCGATGTCCATGATCTGGTCCTCTTCCTCTACATCCAGTCCTACAAGAAGCTGCTCCCCAGGACGCACAAGGACTCCGCCTCCGTCGCCGACGTCTGGCCCTCCACCTCCGCCTTCGATGGCTACTTGTCCGCCCTCTCGCCGCTCCAG CTCGTACGTAGCAACAGCCGTCGGTTTATTCCATCACAGTCTGATGAAGAGGCTCATCAGTTGTCATATCTACAAAAGCACTTGGctaacattctctctctcttagcaGAGCCTGTGGAGGGGGACGGGGAAGAATCCCTG GTTTTGACTATGGATAGATTCGAGCACCTTGGGTTTCTGATTCAATTTGGTGATAAGGGATATGAAGGAAATCAGTTGAGCCAACATGCTCCATTTTTTGCAAATTCAGATCCCGACATGCCTGCTGTACCTGTTCCTGCAGCACAAGTTCATGATTGGCTTCTACAGAATATAGCTTCTGCTTTGGAACATATTTCGGAAAGAACTTCTGCAAAAGAAAATGGCCCATCAAGTGCCTCTGATCAGGATGTTGCTATGGCCGATGCCTGCACAACTTTAATCAAGGCCTCACCAAGTGCTAGAGGTCCAAGTTTTATTGAAGGGGTCTCGAAATCATCACTTGTAAAGCATGCATCTGATCTTAAAGGTTCTTCTGTAAAG GTCCTAAATTGTCATGATTCTGTCATTTACGTCTTAGCACCTTTGAGATACGCCACCATTTACGGAAGCTCTGATACTACTATAGTTCTTGGAGCAGTTGGCAAG GTGGCACCATACAATACATTTTACTCTCAATTGGAGGAGCACATGAATGAAGTTGGTGTCGAGGCTAAAACCAATAAATGGGATGAACCCCTGGCACTTGGAGTGGTTGATCCACATGATTCATTGTCTCATCCTGCGGGTGTCTCTGATGCGCAGGCCGAGTCCGCTACACGCATGGACCCTGACCAGTTCACAAAATTTTTG ATTCCTGACTGGTTTGGTGATGAATCCTCTGGGTCTACAAAAGACAACCCATTCCTATTACCAGATGCTTATTTGGTGTCTCAACAGAGAAAT CAAAAGAATTTAGGGGAGATCAAACAATTATTGAGGGAAGCACCCCTTGAAGAAAATCGGAAACGAGAGTTATCATCTGCACTCCATGTATATTTCAAAGACTGGTTATATG CTTCGGGCAACATCCGCCAGCTGTACTGCCTACAAGGTGACTAA
- the LOC132191987 gene encoding rhodanese-like domain-containing protein 9, chloroplastic codes for MAGIGCSSTLSSTSNFRTSWLVSETHSGRATPWKPLHRKNLKIRAEVNYVNAEEAKKLIAVEEYTILDVRDKNQYDRAHIKSCYHVPIFIENQDNDFGTIIKRTVHNNFSGLFFGLPFTKPNPDFVSSVKSQFSPERKLLLVCQEGLRSNAAANKLEQAGFQNIACITSGLQSVKPGTFDTVGTTELQDAGKAGLITVQGKISAILGTVLICAYLFITFFPDQAEKLFQLAPVT; via the exons ATGGCAGGCATTGGTTGTTCTTCGACTCTCTCTTCGACAAG CAACTTTCGGACATCTTGGTTGGTATCAGAAACTCACAGTGGAAGGGCCACGCCATGGAAACCACTTCATcggaaaaatttgaaaattagagCAGAAGTGAATTATGTGAATGCTGAAGAAGCAAAGAAACTTATAGCTGTCGAGGAATACACAATTCTGGATGTGCGGGACAAAAACCAATATGATCGAGCTCATATAAAATCATGTTATCATGTGCctatttttattgaaaaccaAGACAATGATTTCG GTACAATTATTAAGAGGACTGTGCACAACAatttttcgggtttattctttggGTTGCCATTCACTAAACCCAACCCTGATTTTGTGTCATCCGTTAAGAGCCAATTTTCCCCTGAAAGGAAACTCTTGCTTGTATGTCAGGAGGGATTAAG GTCTAACGCTGCTGCTAATAAGTTAGAGCAAGCTGGCTTTCAAAACATAGCATGCATAACATCCGGCCTTCAATCTGTGAAACCAG gAACATTTGATACTGTAGGAACGACCGAGTTGCAGGATGCAGGCAAAGCTGGGTTAATCACAGTTCAAGGAAAGATCTCAGCAATACTTGGAACAGTACTTATCT GTGCATATCTATTCATTACATTCTTCCCGGATCAAGCAGAGAAGCTGTTCCAACTTGCACCAGTGACCTAG
- the LOC132161633 gene encoding outer envelope pore protein 16-3, chloroplastic/mitochondrial, translating to MDLDPAERRYLEEEDSPLTKTLKGATTGFVTGTIFGTIVATWYDVPRVERNVALPGLLRTLKMMGNYGMTFAAIGGVYIGVEQLVQNYRMKRDFINGAVGGFVAGATVIGFKGRSIKTAISAGSALAVTSALIDAGGQTTRIDNGKEYYPYTTKKRSAAD from the exons ATGGATCTGGACCCTGCAGAACGTAGGTATTTGGAGGAAGAGGATAGTCCACTGACGAAGACACTTAAGGGTGCAACAACAGGTTTTGTTACTGGAACTATTTTTGGGACCATTGTTGCAACGTGGTATGATGTGCCTCGTGTCGAGAGAAATGTTGCTCTTCCAGGGCTATTACGGACCCTGAAGATGATGGGTAACTATGGGATGACATTTGCTGCAATCGGGGGAGTTTACATTGGCGTTGAGCAGCTCGTGCAGAATTACAGGATGAAGAGAGACTTTATCAATGGAGCTGTTGGTGGTTTTGTTGCTGGGGCAACTGTTATAGGTTTCAAAG GAAGGAGCATTAAAACAGCAATTTCTGCTGGATCAGCATTAGCAGTGACTTCTGCTTTAATTGATGCTGGGGGTCAGACTACAAGAATTGACAATGGCAAGGAGTACTACCCTTACACCACCAAGAAAAGATCCGCAGCCGATTGA
- the LOC132161989 gene encoding CDK5RAP3-like protein — protein sequence MQAPDNIRNLPIDITFSRLGEWLADRKRIPADFRKRLAAIRARISKEFSTLPKDIDPYFQTLDPEGIGYLESKQIYDVLLKSTPESRNIFGRLSGAAGAWEAIVHAFEKDHIYLGEAAQIMVQNVNYEIPYQKKQVQKIQQQISEVERREADIKRNSALSAAKYVEACQELGLQGKNVRLELLETAKSLPNTFSKILEAINSDSTSSAMEYYSNFVRDAHTEKDKSVLIVLPNLRDVREHPPSLHVSLGSEIVDSVDTQSGYKDPDLVRGDVDVAAENIDWDISVDSSQIDWDIGTVEETDDNGNGLGPYEMINASDVLQNTSPNEAVESDGTSLDKEECGLHPEVLVSEISWDVSVETPQVDVIDDVSLPNLGLDNQTSVPDTSFQTPELKEERSKLLETEYRNKILDDLNEVKAFLNQRLAELKNEETLSLQHQVQAVAPFVLQQYTPEAIETMLSDVSSAISLLTNRKTRDLIMILNSKRFLDRLVTTLEEKKHHEVKLKEGLKDLATKRMELHNSLASSWPKQEAALTKTRELKKLCESTLSSMFDGRPVNIIGEINTLLTSGLGA from the exons ATGCAGGCACCCGATAACATTCGCAACCTCCCCATCGACATCACGTTTTCTCGTCTCGGAG aaTGGTTGGCCGATCGGAAGCGAATACCGGCAGATTTTCGAAAACGTTTGGCGGCGATAAGGGCTCGGATTTCGAAGGAGTTTTCGACACTGCCCAAGGATATCGATCCCTATTTCCAAACCCTAGACCCTGAAG GGATTGGGTACTTAGAGTCCAAACAAATATATGATGTTCTTCTAAAGTCAACTCCCGAAAGCCGGAATATATTTGGCCGGCTATCAGGTGCTGCT GGTGCTTGGGAGGCGATTGTGCATGCTTTTGAGAAGGATCATATTTACCTTGGTGAGGCTGCTCAAATCATGGTTCAAAATGTAAACTATGAAAT ACCATATCAGAAAAAACAGGTGCAAAAGATTCAGCAACAAATATCAGAGGTAGAGCGCAGGGAAGCTGATATAAAAAGAAACTCAGCTCTATCAGCAGCTAAGTATGTTGAGGCCTGTCAAGAGCTTGGATTGCAG GGAAAAAATGTGAGGTTAGAACTTTTGGAGACGGCAAAATCGCTCCCAAACACGTTCAGCAAGATTTTGGAAGCTATAAATAGTGATTCTACGTCATCGGCTATGGAGTACTACTCAAACTTTGTGAGGGATGCTCACACAGAGAAGGAT AAATCTGTACTGATTGTGTTACCTAACTTGAGGGACGTACGTGAACATCCCCCGTCTTTGCATGTTTCTCTGGGGTCTGAGATTGTTGACTCTGTTGATACTCAATCAGGCTATAAAGACCCAGACCTTGTGAGAGGGGATGTGGACGTAGCTGCAGAAAACATTGACTGGGATATTTCAGTTGACAGTTCTCAGATTGATTGGGATATTGGTACTGTGGAGGAAACAGATGATAATGGCAATGGTTTGGGTCCTTATGAAATGATTAATGCCAGTGATGTCTTACAGAACACTTCACCAAATGAAGCTGTGGAATCTGATGGAACCTCATTAGATAAAGAGGAGTGTGGTCTGCACCCAGAGGTTCTTGTATCAGAGATTTCTTGGGATGTTAGCGTTGAGACTCCTCAAGTTGATGTGATTGATGATGTCAGCTTGCCAAATTTAGGCCTGGACAATCAGACATCTGTTCCTGATACTTCATTTCAAACGCCAGAATTGAAGGAAGAGAGGAGCAAGCTTTTGGAGACAGAGTACAGAAATAAGATTCTTGATGATCTGAATGAG GTCAAAGCTTTTCTAAATCAACGATTGGCAGAGTTGAAGAATGAAGAAACTTTGTCCTTGCAACATCAAGTCCAGGCAGttgccccatttgtacttcaGCAGTATACTCCTGAAGCCATTGAGACCATGCTGTCTGATGTCTCCTCAGCCATTTCACTACTGACGAATAGGAAAACAAGGGACTTGATCATGATCCTAAACTCTAAAAG ATTTTTAGACAGACTAGTAACTacattggaagaaaagaagcatcACGAAGTCAAGTTGAAAGAGGGATTGAAGGACTTGGCTACCAAACGTATGGAGCTACACAATTCATTAGCCTCTTCTTGGCCGAAGCAA GAAGCAGCTCTTACAAAAACCAGGGAGCTGAAGAAGTTATGTGAGAGTACACTTTCGTCCATGTTTGATGGAAGACCCGTTAATATTATAGGTGAGATCAATACACTATTGACTAGTGGCCTCGGGGCTTGA